A portion of the Lolium rigidum isolate FL_2022 chromosome 1, APGP_CSIRO_Lrig_0.1, whole genome shotgun sequence genome contains these proteins:
- the LOC124649920 gene encoding acyl-[acyl-carrier-protein] desaturase 7, chloroplastic-like, which yields MAADMNKCSPAPRPADIAAHDRSAVASAIKPNKKKQQQEEEGDEEWLRYLEPSKLEVFDELEPWVEANVLPLLKPVEAAWQPSDMLPDPAMLGADGFHAACSELRARAAGIPDAHLVCLVGNMVTEEALPTYQSIPNRFEGVRDLTGDSATAWARWIRGWSAEENRHGDVLNRYLFLSGRVDMRRVETTVHRLIQSGMVMNAARSPYHGFIYVAFQERATSISHGNTARLAREHGDAALARVCGAIASDEKRHEAAYTRVVGKLFEVDPDGAVRALAYMMRRRITMPASLMDDGCHAPGGDLFADYAAVAQQAGVYRASDYRGIVEHLIKQWRVEELGDGLSGEGRRAQEYVCALPHKIRRLEERAHHRSAQRPTTTKSVPFSWIFCRPVNL from the exons ATGGCGGCGGACATGAACAAGTGCTCACCTGCACCACGGCCGGCCGACATAGCAGCTCATGATAGAAGCGCGGTCGCATCAGCGATTAAGCCGAATAAGAAGAAGCAGCAGCAGGAGGAAGAGGGTGACGAGGAATGGCTGAGGTACCTGGAGCCGTCCAAGCTGGAGGTGTTCGACGAGCTGGAGCCGTGGGTGGAG GCCAACGTGCTGCCTCTTCTCAAGCCCGTGGAGGCGGCGTGGCAGCCGTCAGACATGCTGCCTGACCCGGCGATGCTGGGGGCCGACGGCTTCCACGCGGCCTGCTCCGAGCTCCGTGCCCGCGCGGCCGGCATCCCCGACGCGCACCTCGTGTGCCTCGTGGGCAACATGGTCACCGAGGAGGCGCTGCCCACGTACCAGAGCATACCCAACCGGTTCGAGGGCGTGCGCGACCTCACCGGCGACAGCGCCACCGCCTGGGCGCGCTGGATCCGCGGCTGGTCCGCCGAGGAGAACCGCCACGGCGACGTGCTCAACAGGTACCTCTTCCTCTCCGGCCGCGTCGACATGCGGCGGGTCGAGACGACCGTCCACCGGCTCATCCAGTCCGGCATGGTCATGAACGCCGCGCGGAGCCCCTACCACGGCTTCATCTACGTGGCCTTCCAGGAGCGCGCCACCTCCATCTCCCACGGCAACACGGCGCGCCTCGCGAGGGAGCACGGCGACGCGGCGCTCGCGCGCGTGTGCGGCGCCATCGCCTCCGACGAGAAGCGGCACGAGGCGGCCTACACTCGCGTCGTGGGGAAGCTGTTCGAGGTCGACCCGGACGGCGCCGTGCGGGCGCTGGCGTACATGATGCGCCGGCGGATCACCATGCCGGCGTCACTCATGGACGACGGATGCCACGCGCCGGGCGGCGACCTCTTCGCGGACTACGCGGCCGTGGCGCAGCAGGCCGGGGTGTACAGGGCCTCCGACTACCGCGGCATCGTGGAGCACCTGATCAAGCAGTGGCGCGTGGAGGAGCTGGGTGACGGGCTCTCCGGCGAAGGGAGGCGCGCCCAGGAGTACGTCTGCGCGCTGCCGCACAAGATCCGCAGGCTGGAGGAAAGGGCCCACCACCGTAGTGCTCAGCGGCCCACAACCACAAAGTCCGTCCCGTTTAGCTGGATCTTTTGTAGGCCCGTCAACCTCTAA